A window from Nocardioides mesophilus encodes these proteins:
- a CDS encoding VOC family protein, with amino-acid sequence MTQLDLTAIEHERDRIRSTYLHEHRPASAARGLHHTALICADVERTVRFYQDVLEFPLTEIFENRDYPGSNHFFFDIGNGNLLAFFDLPGLDLAPYAEVLGGLHHLAISVEPDRWAQLRANLDAAGVEYLEESGTSLYFRDPDGARLELIADPLGEMYGTTVL; translated from the coding sequence ATGACCCAGCTGGACCTGACGGCGATCGAGCACGAGCGGGACCGGATCCGCTCGACGTACCTGCACGAGCACCGGCCGGCGTCCGCCGCCCGGGGGCTGCACCACACGGCGCTGATCTGTGCCGACGTCGAGCGCACGGTGCGGTTCTACCAGGACGTGCTGGAGTTCCCGCTCACCGAGATCTTCGAGAACCGCGACTACCCGGGGTCGAACCACTTCTTCTTCGACATCGGCAACGGCAACCTGCTGGCCTTCTTCGACCTTCCCGGCCTCGACCTCGCTCCCTACGCGGAGGTCCTCGGTGGCCTGCACCACCTGGCGATCTCGGTCGAACCGGACCGGTGGGCGCAGCTGCGGGCGAACCTGGACGCCGCGGGCGTGGAGTACCTCGAGGAGAGCGGCACCTCGCTGTACTTCCGCGACCCGGACGGCGCCCGCCTGGAGCTGATCGCCGACCCGCTCGGGGAGATGTACGGCACCACGGTGCTGTGA
- a CDS encoding NERD domain-containing protein, with the protein MRGWHVLHDRLMPGGGNIDHLVVGPGGVVVVDSKNWSGAVTIERGTLRVGGHSRATQVSKLVGLGARVEDALTGAGMGGHVRTVLALTADEALGTPATYLPSGAMVVAVPELVSVIDALPEVCDASRVDGLLSSVLQSFPAADATAKSVVAEAQRNEAPARAMFLKSNVFLYVETWARSGHRRLYLNDEHGESLGYKDLVNGTVVVTDQAQAAVVQGILADAHPGGLGLAMSRLPKIPTQLAGGRLLNRLGLSCNFLVGQHWRSGATNRLYGTHAVLDQGIFDLGYADLSTGLLVPSSNEPLAKDLQPPRRYLELTLQRYPRL; encoded by the coding sequence GTGCGGGGCTGGCACGTGCTCCATGACCGGTTGATGCCCGGCGGCGGCAACATCGACCACCTCGTCGTCGGCCCCGGCGGTGTGGTGGTGGTGGACAGCAAGAACTGGTCGGGCGCGGTCACAATCGAGCGAGGGACCCTGAGAGTCGGCGGCCACAGCCGAGCGACACAGGTCAGCAAGCTGGTGGGCCTGGGCGCCCGGGTGGAGGACGCCCTGACCGGGGCGGGAATGGGCGGCCACGTCCGCACCGTCCTCGCTCTGACCGCAGACGAGGCGCTCGGAACGCCGGCGACCTACCTGCCCAGCGGGGCCATGGTCGTCGCGGTTCCCGAGCTGGTGTCTGTCATCGACGCACTGCCCGAGGTGTGCGATGCCTCCCGGGTGGACGGACTGCTCAGCAGCGTCCTCCAGTCGTTCCCTGCGGCCGACGCGACCGCGAAGTCGGTGGTCGCCGAAGCGCAGAGGAACGAGGCGCCTGCCCGGGCGATGTTCCTCAAAAGCAACGTCTTCCTCTACGTCGAAACGTGGGCTCGGTCAGGTCACCGCAGGCTCTACCTGAATGACGAGCACGGGGAGAGCCTCGGCTACAAGGACCTGGTGAACGGAACGGTCGTGGTGACCGACCAGGCGCAAGCCGCGGTCGTCCAGGGCATTCTCGCCGACGCTCATCCTGGTGGCCTCGGGCTGGCGATGTCGCGGCTGCCGAAGATCCCGACCCAGCTTGCGGGCGGCAGGCTGCTCAACCGGCTGGGGCTTTCGTGCAACTTTCTGGTCGGGCAGCACTGGCGCTCCGGGGCGACGAACCGTCTCTACGGCACCCACGCGGTCCTGGATCAGGGCATCTTCGACCTCGGCTACGCCGATCTCTCGACCGGGCTGCTCGTGCCGTCGAGCAACGAGCCCTTGGCCAAGGACCTGCAGCCCCCTCGCCGCTACCTCGAGCTCACCCTGCAGCGCTACCCGAGGCTGTGA
- a CDS encoding SGNH/GDSL hydrolase family protein has translation MIQRLVALGDSTVEGLEDPGPDGTYIGWADRFARRLAVENPGLLYANLAVRGQTSLEVRETQLDRALEMRPDMVLLVAGVNDLLRPRVDRAALRDNLMQMFRALREQGTHVVTFTMPDMARVAPLAFALRPRIEFLNRVLRDAGAAYGVTVVDLAAEPVASHPALWHDDRLHANSDGHRRIAAALAEALGLEADDWRAEPGETIPRGWLRIVLGETAWAGTHLAPWVWGRLRGEEFDGGGNCKRPDLLPVV, from the coding sequence ATGATCCAGCGACTGGTAGCCCTCGGTGACAGCACCGTGGAAGGGCTCGAGGACCCGGGCCCGGACGGCACGTACATCGGCTGGGCGGACCGCTTCGCCCGGCGGCTCGCGGTCGAGAACCCCGGGCTGCTCTACGCCAACCTCGCGGTCCGCGGGCAGACCTCGCTCGAGGTCCGCGAGACCCAGCTGGACCGGGCGCTGGAGATGCGTCCGGACATGGTGCTGCTCGTCGCCGGCGTCAACGACCTGCTCCGACCCCGGGTGGACCGGGCCGCGCTGAGGGACAACCTCATGCAGATGTTCCGCGCGCTGCGCGAGCAGGGCACCCACGTGGTGACCTTCACCATGCCGGACATGGCCCGGGTGGCGCCGCTCGCGTTCGCGCTGCGCCCCCGGATCGAGTTCCTCAACCGGGTCCTGCGCGACGCGGGCGCGGCGTACGGCGTCACCGTGGTCGACCTCGCCGCGGAGCCGGTGGCCAGCCACCCGGCCCTGTGGCACGACGACCGGCTGCACGCGAACTCCGACGGGCACCGCCGGATCGCGGCCGCCCTGGCCGAGGCGCTGGGTCTCGAGGCCGACGACTGGCGGGCGGAGCCGGGCGAGACGATCCCGCGCGGCTGGCTGCGCATCGTCCTCGGCGAGACCGCCTGGGCCGGCACCCACCTGGCGCCGTGGGTCTGGGGCCGGTTGCGCGGCGAGGAGTTCGACGGCGGCGGCAACTGCAAGCGGCCCGACCTGCTGCCGGTGGTCTGA
- the recD gene encoding exodeoxyribonuclease V subunit alpha — translation MTELFEVTDPADRRLALGATGLLRTFNEAGVLTAADVHVARRVGELAGESDDRVLLAAALATRAVRHGSVCVQLAEVAEVAPGLPWPEPVGWQDAVAASPLREAGVLRLEFGLLYLDRYWHQEVQLCADLQARMARPAPAVDEPVLEAGLLRVFPGPTYGEQRAASRQAATRWTTVLTGGPGTGKTTTVAGLLALLAEQAAGTGGSALRIALTAPTGKAAARLQEAVAAATAGLPAADRQRLGELPALTLHRLLGTRRDNGTRFRHHRGNRLPHDVIVVDESSMVSLTMMTRLVEAVRPDARLVLVGDPDQLASVEAGAVLADLVFGLSGRADSPVAQLATTHRFGEEIGRLAAALRSGSADEVLAVLRAGADEVVFVESDDAAPRLRADIVHAALEVRGHAEAGRAEEAVAALGRHRLLCAHRDGPFGVQHWNRQVEHWLTEATGDPLYEPMYVGRPLLVTANDYGLGVYNGDAGVVVQGDDGPRAVIAGSHGLATFATSRMSDVETMFATTIHKSQGSQAEEVTVLLPAPESRLLTRELFYTAVTRAVAKVRVVGTEESVRAAVERRALRASGLRQRLG, via the coding sequence ATGACCGAGCTGTTCGAGGTAACCGACCCCGCCGACCGGCGGCTGGCGTTGGGGGCCACCGGCCTGCTGCGCACCTTCAACGAGGCGGGCGTGCTGACCGCCGCCGACGTGCACGTGGCGCGCCGGGTCGGCGAGCTGGCGGGGGAGTCCGACGACCGGGTGCTGCTTGCCGCCGCACTCGCCACCCGGGCCGTGCGGCACGGGTCGGTCTGCGTGCAGCTCGCCGAGGTGGCCGAGGTCGCGCCAGGGCTGCCGTGGCCCGAGCCGGTCGGCTGGCAGGACGCGGTCGCCGCGAGCCCGCTGCGTGAGGCCGGCGTGCTGCGGCTGGAGTTCGGCCTGCTCTACCTCGACCGGTACTGGCACCAGGAGGTCCAGCTCTGCGCCGACCTGCAGGCCCGGATGGCCCGGCCGGCGCCGGCGGTCGACGAGCCGGTGCTCGAGGCCGGCCTGCTGCGGGTGTTCCCGGGGCCGACGTACGGCGAGCAGCGGGCCGCGTCGCGCCAGGCCGCCACCCGGTGGACCACGGTGCTCACCGGCGGCCCGGGCACCGGCAAGACCACCACCGTCGCGGGGCTGCTCGCGCTGCTGGCCGAGCAGGCCGCAGGCACCGGCGGGTCGGCGCTGCGGATCGCGCTCACCGCGCCCACCGGCAAGGCCGCCGCCCGGTTGCAGGAGGCGGTGGCGGCGGCCACGGCCGGGCTGCCGGCGGCGGACCGGCAGCGCCTCGGCGAGCTGCCGGCGCTCACCCTGCACCGGCTGCTGGGGACCCGCCGCGACAACGGCACCCGGTTCCGCCACCACCGCGGCAACCGGCTGCCGCACGACGTGATCGTGGTCGACGAGTCGTCGATGGTCTCGTTGACGATGATGACCCGGCTGGTCGAGGCGGTCCGCCCGGACGCCCGGCTGGTCCTGGTCGGCGACCCGGACCAGCTCGCCTCGGTGGAGGCCGGTGCGGTGCTCGCCGACCTGGTTTTCGGTCTGTCCGGGCGCGCCGACAGCCCGGTCGCGCAGCTGGCGACCACCCACCGGTTCGGCGAGGAGATCGGCCGGCTCGCCGCCGCGCTGCGCAGCGGGTCGGCCGACGAGGTGCTCGCCGTGCTCCGGGCGGGTGCCGACGAGGTGGTGTTCGTGGAGAGCGACGACGCCGCGCCCCGGCTGCGTGCCGACATCGTGCACGCCGCCCTCGAGGTCCGCGGCCATGCCGAGGCCGGCCGGGCCGAGGAGGCGGTGGCCGCGCTGGGCCGGCACCGGCTGCTCTGCGCGCACCGCGACGGACCGTTCGGGGTGCAGCACTGGAACCGGCAGGTCGAGCACTGGCTGACCGAGGCGACCGGCGACCCGCTCTACGAGCCGATGTACGTCGGCCGGCCGCTGCTGGTGACTGCCAACGACTACGGGCTCGGTGTCTACAACGGCGACGCGGGCGTGGTCGTGCAGGGCGACGACGGCCCCCGGGCGGTGATCGCCGGGTCGCACGGGCTGGCCACCTTCGCGACCAGCCGGATGAGCGACGTGGAGACGATGTTCGCCACCACCATCCACAAGAGCCAGGGCAGCCAGGCCGAGGAGGTGACCGTGCTGCTGCCGGCGCCGGAGTCGCGGCTGCTCACCCGCGAGCTGTTCTACACCGCGGTCACCCGGGCGGTGGCGAAGGTGCGGGTGGTCGGCACCGAGGAGTCGGTGCGGGCCGCGGTCGAGCGGCGGGCGCTGCGCGCCAGCGGGCTGCGGCAGCGGCTGGGCTGA
- a CDS encoding UvrD-helicase domain-containing protein, with translation MSAVRAVPDGAARAADADVFDICGPLPVGTTLLEASAGTGKTWTIGALVTRYVAEGVATLDQMLIVTFGRAASQELRERVRGHLVDAERALTEPDGAGERTDLVELLLDAPPEERELRRQRLRDALGAFDAATIATTHQFCHLVLRSLGVAGDTDSNATLVEDLDDLLGEVVDDLYLRAFGDLDGDPPFSHRDALRLARAAAGDPQARLEPRPDDAASDSESADPGGASAGAGTGGGARIAAAADVPSQRVAFAAQVREELDRRKRRLGVLSYDDLLSQLADALADDEAPARQRMRQRWSVVLVDEFQDTDPVQWQVLDRAFSGHATMVLIGDPKQAIYAFRGGDVTTYLQAAATATTRQTLGKNWRTDAALVDSLEVVLGGAALGDDQIVVRHVDAQHQGSRLVGAGEPFRLRVVRKELLGARRDLNVAQIRTHLYDDVARDIKRLLTSGASFEGRPLEPRDVAVLAFRNADLQQVQRALAGIGVPAVVAGSGSVFATPAATEWLRLLEALEQPHRSARVRSAALTPFFGYGAAELDAGGDALTDRVAATVRDWAALLASRGVAAVLEAAVTGGLTARVLSRADGERLLTDLRHVGQSLHQVAVEERLGLVALLTWLRGQMADDKLEVAADRTRRLDSDAAAVQLVTIHGSKGLEYPVVYLPTLWDRYPQKPAVPRFHSAAADGAHRCIDVGNGGPGWSEHVARAMAEDDGESLRLLYVALTRARSQVVAWWAPAPKNTPCSALQRMLFGRTPGTALVKASQDLHDEDDVARILGIWQSNGGPVWEESRLADLPVAALPVDERQLGVRRFTRWVDTAWRRTSYSSLSAAATEPEPARARVGSEPEEQPKQDEPDLTPVLEAPAAAEPSPDAVPSPMAGLPVGATFGSLVHAVLEHADPECADLRAELLQRIGEELVRWPVALDPEELADALVQVCDSPLGPLADGATLRGIPLRDRLREMEFELPLAGGDVAGYPAAPVTLGDVAPLLRAHLPAGDPLLPYADALAVPALGGQDLRGYLTGSVDVVLRARSGATVRYLVVDYKTNWLGGFPGEGGPALSSDDYRPAALRAAMGHSDYPLQALLYAVVLHRFLRWRQPGYDPAVHLGGVLYLYLRGMCGPETPLVDGHPCGVFSWQPPVALVEALSDLLDGVAPASTEGVA, from the coding sequence GTGAGCGCCGTGCGAGCCGTGCCCGACGGGGCAGCCCGGGCGGCCGACGCGGACGTCTTCGACATCTGCGGACCGCTGCCGGTCGGCACCACGCTGCTCGAGGCCAGCGCCGGCACCGGCAAGACCTGGACGATCGGTGCGCTGGTGACCCGGTACGTCGCCGAGGGCGTCGCGACGCTGGACCAGATGCTGATCGTGACGTTCGGTCGCGCCGCCAGCCAGGAGCTCCGCGAGCGGGTCCGGGGCCACCTGGTCGACGCCGAGCGGGCACTGACCGAGCCCGACGGCGCCGGGGAGCGCACCGACCTGGTCGAGCTGCTGCTCGACGCGCCGCCCGAGGAGCGGGAGCTGCGCCGGCAGCGGCTGCGCGACGCGCTCGGCGCCTTCGACGCGGCCACCATCGCCACCACCCACCAGTTCTGCCACCTGGTGCTGCGCAGCCTCGGCGTCGCCGGCGACACCGACTCCAACGCCACGCTGGTCGAGGACCTCGACGACCTGCTCGGCGAGGTGGTCGACGACCTGTACCTCCGCGCCTTCGGCGACCTCGACGGCGACCCGCCGTTCAGCCACCGCGACGCGCTCCGGCTGGCCAGGGCCGCCGCCGGGGACCCGCAGGCCCGGCTGGAGCCCCGGCCCGACGACGCGGCCTCCGACAGCGAGTCCGCCGACCCGGGCGGCGCCTCGGCCGGCGCGGGGACCGGTGGCGGAGCACGGATCGCAGCGGCCGCCGACGTACCCAGCCAGCGGGTGGCGTTCGCCGCCCAGGTCCGCGAGGAGCTGGACCGGCGCAAGCGCCGGCTCGGGGTGCTCAGCTACGACGACCTGCTCTCGCAGCTCGCCGACGCGCTCGCCGACGACGAGGCACCGGCCCGGCAGCGGATGCGGCAGCGCTGGTCGGTCGTGCTCGTCGACGAGTTCCAGGACACCGACCCGGTGCAGTGGCAGGTGCTCGACCGGGCCTTCTCCGGGCACGCCACGATGGTGCTGATCGGTGACCCCAAGCAGGCGATCTACGCCTTCCGCGGCGGCGACGTGACGACGTACCTCCAGGCCGCGGCCACCGCGACCACCCGGCAGACGCTGGGCAAGAACTGGCGCACCGACGCGGCACTGGTCGACTCCCTGGAGGTGGTGCTAGGCGGCGCCGCGCTGGGCGACGACCAGATCGTGGTCCGTCACGTCGACGCGCAGCACCAGGGGTCCCGGCTCGTCGGTGCGGGGGAGCCGTTCCGGCTGCGGGTGGTCCGCAAGGAGCTCCTCGGCGCCCGGCGCGACCTGAACGTCGCGCAGATCAGGACGCACCTCTACGACGACGTGGCCCGCGACATCAAGCGGCTGCTCACCTCCGGGGCGAGCTTCGAGGGCCGGCCGCTGGAGCCGCGGGACGTCGCGGTGCTCGCCTTCCGCAACGCCGACCTGCAGCAGGTGCAGCGGGCGCTGGCCGGGATCGGGGTGCCCGCGGTGGTCGCCGGCAGCGGCAGCGTCTTCGCCACCCCGGCCGCGACCGAGTGGCTGCGGCTGCTGGAGGCGCTGGAGCAGCCGCACCGCTCCGCGCGGGTGCGCAGCGCGGCGTTGACCCCGTTCTTCGGGTACGGCGCCGCGGAGCTCGACGCCGGCGGGGACGCGCTCACCGACCGGGTCGCCGCGACCGTGCGGGACTGGGCGGCGCTGCTCGCCTCCCGCGGGGTCGCCGCGGTGCTCGAGGCCGCCGTCACCGGCGGGCTGACCGCCCGGGTGCTGTCCCGGGCCGACGGCGAGCGGCTGCTCACCGACCTGCGGCACGTCGGCCAGTCGCTGCACCAGGTCGCGGTCGAGGAGCGGCTCGGGCTGGTCGCGCTGCTGACCTGGCTGCGCGGCCAGATGGCCGACGACAAGCTCGAGGTCGCCGCGGACCGGACCCGGCGCCTGGACAGCGACGCGGCCGCGGTGCAGCTGGTGACGATCCACGGCAGCAAGGGCCTGGAGTACCCCGTCGTCTACCTGCCGACGCTGTGGGACCGGTACCCGCAGAAGCCCGCGGTGCCGCGGTTCCACTCCGCGGCCGCGGACGGCGCGCACCGGTGCATCGACGTCGGCAACGGCGGGCCGGGCTGGAGTGAGCACGTCGCCCGGGCGATGGCCGAGGACGACGGGGAGTCGTTGCGGCTGCTCTACGTCGCGCTGACCCGGGCCCGCTCCCAGGTGGTCGCCTGGTGGGCGCCGGCGCCGAAGAACACCCCCTGCTCGGCGCTGCAGCGGATGCTGTTCGGCCGCACCCCGGGCACCGCGCTGGTGAAGGCGTCCCAGGACCTGCACGACGAGGACGACGTCGCCCGGATCCTCGGCATCTGGCAGAGCAACGGCGGGCCGGTCTGGGAGGAGTCCCGGCTCGCCGACCTTCCCGTGGCCGCGCTGCCCGTGGACGAACGGCAGCTCGGCGTACGACGGTTCACGCGGTGGGTCGACACCGCCTGGCGGCGCACGTCGTACTCCTCGCTCAGTGCCGCGGCCACCGAGCCGGAGCCGGCCCGGGCCCGGGTCGGCAGCGAGCCGGAGGAGCAGCCCAAGCAGGACGAGCCCGACCTGACCCCGGTGCTGGAGGCGCCGGCCGCCGCGGAGCCGTCCCCCGACGCGGTGCCCTCGCCGATGGCCGGGCTGCCGGTCGGGGCGACGTTCGGCTCGCTGGTGCACGCGGTGCTCGAGCACGCCGACCCCGAGTGCGCCGACCTGCGCGCCGAGCTGCTGCAGCGGATCGGCGAGGAGCTGGTCCGCTGGCCGGTGGCGCTGGACCCCGAGGAGCTGGCCGACGCGCTGGTGCAGGTGTGCGACAGCCCGCTCGGTCCGCTGGCCGACGGCGCCACGCTGCGGGGGATCCCGCTGCGCGACCGGCTCCGCGAGATGGAGTTCGAGCTGCCGCTGGCGGGGGGCGACGTCGCCGGCTACCCGGCGGCGCCGGTCACGCTCGGCGACGTGGCGCCGCTGCTGCGGGCGCACCTGCCCGCCGGCGACCCGCTGCTGCCCTACGCGGACGCGCTTGCGGTGCCGGCGCTGGGCGGCCAGGACCTGCGCGGCTACCTGACCGGCTCGGTCGACGTGGTGCTGCGGGCGCGTTCCGGCGCGACGGTCCGGTACCTGGTGGTCGACTACAAGACCAACTGGCTCGGCGGCTTCCCCGGCGAAGGTGGCCCGGCGCTCTCCTCCGACGACTACCGGCCGGCGGCGCTGCGGGCGGCGATGGGGCACTCCGACTACCCGCTGCAGGCGCTGCTGTACGCCGTGGTGCTGCACCGGTTCCTGCGCTGGCGGCAGCCCGGCTACGACCCGGCCGTGCACCTGGGCGGCGTGCTCTACCTGTACCTACGCGGCATGTGCGGCCCGGAGACCCCGCTCGTCGACGGGCACCCGTGCGGGGTGTTCTCCTGGCAGCCGCCGGTCGCGCTGGTCGAGGCGCTCTCCGACCTGCTGGACGGGGTCGCGCCCGCGTCGACCGAGGGGGTCGCATGA